Proteins encoded in a region of the Tepidisphaeraceae bacterium genome:
- the hypB gene encoding hydrogenase nickel incorporation protein HypB, with amino-acid sequence MTIVNSPRIVQVRQQVLKKNDVLARQLRERYAAAGVFVVSLVSSPGSGKTTFLRETLLRLVGSYKVAALVGDLATQNDANRLAESGAPVRQIVTGTVCHLEAEMVEQATAAAGWALEDLDFLFVENVGNLVCPASYDLGEDLRVVLLSTTEGEDKPLKYPTIFNTSDMAIITKCDIADAVGFDRAAALASIDSVRPGLPVLELSAKTGAGVDAWMDLLKARRTGKTVTVAATI; translated from the coding sequence ATGACGATCGTTAACTCCCCCCGAATCGTGCAGGTGCGCCAGCAGGTGTTGAAGAAGAACGACGTGCTGGCCCGGCAGTTGCGCGAGCGCTACGCGGCGGCGGGCGTGTTCGTCGTCAGCCTTGTTTCATCGCCGGGGTCGGGCAAGACGACGTTCTTGCGCGAGACGCTTCTCCGGCTGGTTGGAAGCTATAAGGTGGCGGCGCTGGTGGGCGATCTGGCGACGCAGAACGACGCCAACCGGCTGGCCGAGAGCGGCGCGCCTGTGCGGCAGATCGTCACGGGCACGGTTTGCCATCTGGAAGCGGAAATGGTCGAACAGGCCACCGCGGCGGCGGGATGGGCGCTGGAAGATCTGGACTTCCTGTTCGTCGAGAACGTCGGCAACCTCGTCTGCCCGGCCAGCTACGATTTGGGCGAAGACCTGCGCGTCGTGCTGCTGAGCACCACCGAGGGGGAAGACAAGCCGCTGAAGTACCCGACGATCTTCAACACGTCGGACATGGCCATCATCACCAAGTGCGATATCGCGGACGCCGTCGGATTCGACCGGGCCGCGGCCCTGGCGTCCATCGACAGCGTGCGGCCGGGCCTGCCCGTGCTCGAACTGTCGGCCAAGACCGGCGCGGGCGTCGACGCTTGGATGGACCTGTTGAAGGCGCGCCGAACGGGAAAAACCGTAACCGTAGCAGCGACGATCTGA
- a CDS encoding hydrogenase maturation nickel metallochaperone HypA → MHELSVAQELVELVELQLADSGPIKVNSVLLRIGPLSGVVPQAMRFAYDAATAGTRLAGSSLQIEEVAPVIFCQPCNQERALPSIQRMRCPVCDAPAADVVRGRELEVVSVEVIDDDR, encoded by the coding sequence ATGCACGAACTTTCCGTGGCACAGGAACTGGTGGAACTCGTCGAGTTGCAGTTGGCCGACAGCGGGCCGATCAAGGTGAACAGCGTGCTGCTGCGGATTGGGCCGTTGTCGGGCGTGGTGCCGCAGGCGATGCGGTTCGCGTACGATGCGGCCACGGCCGGCACGCGGTTGGCGGGGTCAAGCTTGCAGATCGAAGAGGTCGCGCCGGTCATCTTCTGCCAGCCGTGTAATCAGGAGCGGGCGCTGCCCAGCATTCAGCGGATGCGCTGCCCCGTGTGCGATGCCCCTGCGGCCGACGTGGTTCGCGGGCGGGAATTGGAAGTCGTGAGCGTAGAGGTGATCGATGACGATCGTTAA